Genomic DNA from Rhizorhabdus dicambivorans:
AACTCGGCTTTCAGCATCCCGGCACTGTGGCATTGCTTGTCCAGGTCCAGGACCACGACACGCTTGCCCTGCTCGGCCAGATGCCAGGCGATATGACAGGTAAGCGTGGTCTTGCCGATGCCGCCGCGCTCATTGGTCACTACGATTGTTCGCATTGAGAATCCCTTCAATGGCTGCGCCACGGGCTACTTGTGCCAGCGGTTATGGGCGGCGCTGTTTCCCGATCCGAAGCGATACTGCGACTGCATATACCATGGGTTCGGATCGTCATTCAGGTTGAGGCCCTTGCCCTTGCGACGCGGGCCGGTCTGTTCGGTTGGTGGGTCTTTGCCGAAGAAAACGATCAGCACGAAGAGGGCGACGGCTCCCACTCCTAGCCAGCCAAAAGCGAAATAGGCCGCGAGTCCGACTGCAAGGACGACGATCAGCGCGGTTGCCGCGATCGCAAGCCACAGGGCAAGCGATGCCCAAAGCATGACAGTCCGTAGCACGCTGGCTGCGCGCCGAAGTTTGCTGGCAATCTCACGGCGCATAGCGGCCTCCTAAGCTGTTCGGCTCTCGCCTCGCTCGGAGCCGATCAACTTAGGGAAAGGCTGCTCCCTGAAGATGTTCGGCACCTCGGTTCGCAGGGCACGCGACATACGTAGCGCCGTCAGCAAAGTGGCGTCCTGTCTGCCGTTCTCGATGGCCGCGACTGTTTCAGGAGAGACTTGAATCCTCGCTGCCAGCTCGGATTGCGTAAGTCCGGAAGCGACGCGCAAGCTCGCTACACGATTGAACAGTTTGGCTGCCACAGATGCCTCACGTAGTTAAACCCTATTCTTGTTAGGGTCTGTGAAAAGCGTTGTCCACAAAAAAGGGCGACCGCCAGGCCGCCCGTTTTAGGTGAAAGGGGAGGGGGCTTAGTCAGCCCCGCCCCGAACCAAGATACCCAGCCCCTCAGCGATCAGGTCCACCGAGTAGCGGGTTTCGCCATTGCTCTCGTAGCTGTTCTGGCGGACCCGTCCGGTGATGTGAACCAGGTCGCCCTTGCCCAAGTCAGCGGCGCGCTCTGCCAGCTGGC
This window encodes:
- a CDS encoding helix-turn-helix transcriptional regulator, with product MAAKLFNRVASLRVASGLTQSELAARIQVSPETVAAIENGRQDATLLTALRMSRALRTEVPNIFREQPFPKLIGSERGESRTA
- a CDS encoding single-stranded DNA-binding protein, yielding MQNIAEFRIIGRVGSVDTTDKVTHVSVAANYNRKDGDEWKTDTHWNRVTFFRQLAERAADLGKGDLVHITGRVRQNSYESNGETRYSVDLIAEGLGILVRGGAD